In Drosophila miranda strain MSH22 chromosome XR, D.miranda_PacBio2.1, whole genome shotgun sequence, the genomic window CGGAAGCATTCAATGGTGAAGCCAACTTTATCAGATTAAGGTTACTATCAAGTTGTATTCAAATATCATTGTGAAAGTTTGTAAGTTGGAAACATCATAGAACAAATCGGATACTATTGAGCGGGGGGACACCACTTACTGTGCTGAAGGGTTTGTTAACATCGCGCTTCTTCAACAAGAAGGCGTTGTTGTTGCGAATAATCAACCAATTGAGGTGCGAAGAGGTTGCCATCTCAAGTCTGCAAGTAGAATGAAAGATATTTCGATTAGAAGAGTTTTCAAAAGTTTCTATAGCTTTCATGCTTATTGAGTGATCAGGATTGGGTGATGAATATAGTCTTCAAGAACTCTTCTGCTAAATCATTCATCATGGTATGATTACTACAGCACTCAAATCAAGGAACTATGCTTACCTTTATTGAGAATGAGACCAGACAAAAATCCAAACGGAAACATTATGAAAGAGAAGAAAAATACATTATTAAATCTATGCCATGGCTAAAACATAGGTACAATGAACGAATCATTTCAGAATTGGGTGATGAATATAGTCTTCAAGAACTCTTCTGTTAAATCATTCATCACGAAAGGGATACGCAAGGCACCCAACTGGAGGAAAATGCTTACCTTTATTAGGAGGTCGACATCAAACCAGAACACGCGATCATGAAAGAAAAGAGAAAAGAAGTTTAAAATCTGTTCAATTGATAAAAAGTAGGGGGAATTTTAAATGAATAATTTCAGGATTGGGTGATGAATATAGTCTTCAAGAACTCTTCTGCTAAATCATTCATCATGGAATTGAGACTCCCTTGCGACTATAACATGTGCTCTCACCTTGTGTATGTATCAACATCATATCGTCCGGACCCACCCAGCGTGAAAGAGAAAGAAATTCGATGTTAGACTTGAATAAAGACAGAAAACACTTTATAAACGTATAGTTCTTTTAATGGGAAACAAAAAAGTAGTCCCGGCATGGGTTCCCCGACAGCCATGATGAAGTCAGCAACTCTTTTTACACATTTCGGGTAAAAAAATCAGCGCGCTACACACGTGTGGGTAATACCAAATTTACCTCCGAAATATTTCGAGATAGCTGCCATTTGGAGTAAAACACGTGGTACACCCAtgtcacaaaaaaaaatatttcacaGCTACATGCTATTCACAATGCTATAGAAGCTATAACTTAACCAAATCAAGACAAAACGCAAAATGCCCACCTTTTCTCGTTGAAAGACAAGCAGGAAAGAAATATGGCAGCCACGACACAGAGCAAAGTTGGCTGCGATTAAGCCAGCAGGGTTGCATTTTGGGCATCTATTCTGTACAACGATAGTTGGACAAGTTGGCAGCCGCGAAACAAAAACATTCGATAAGTGTCGaatatttttgaaaatacTTTAAAACGTTTTCACGTTCGTTAATAAAGTGACAAGTGGCCCtataatttaaatttatgtAAATATACTGTGGATATGTAGTGCGAGACCAGCTCACCGGCGCAACTCTGTGTAGAAAATATATATTGtcacaaaaacaaataaaatgagaggtatatttcggtatatttctgagggtcggatggtatattttaacgataaatccgcggtcacactgtaTAGCAATATCATCCCTACAAACCAGGGTGCccgtttctgatatttttaatacttttcggtatttttttaGGTAAAAATTGAACcgacggtatatttacggtatataatggtatattttgtcaatttcatcaatctgttaaatttcattttcaacggTTTATCGAAATAAAGgcaattatttaaattaagccaatcaagtagaaaattgattcatcaatcgtataaaattatgtgggcatggctaaatgctctatatagctgggaatACTCGACAGAATATCATAAttgaggaatatgtataatagaacttgaattcgtcagtatagtTACGGTATATTTGATGAgtaatgagacggtatattttggtatatttctgaggttcggacggtatatttcaaCGATAAATACGCGGTCACACTCTCTATCAATAACATCCCTACAAACACATTTCCGAAAAATCACTCCGTAAAATCTTAAATTTTACATTAAGAGATCACTTCAAAAAGTTTTTGTTTAGGCTGtggtttatttttattgtcgTATGTCCATCCAGAATTTAAACACTCGAGGTAAATAGACGGAACTTCCAGCACACAACCAGCACACACAGTTTCCATTCGCAGCGCTCATTTACACATGTACATAAAAATGGCTGCTCGTGGTCTAGTCATCGGCCTCACACGCAAACACGCATACATACGTAAATGCACGCAGGCGATTTTAAGGGCACAACAGCACGCTGCGAGAGGGTGTGATTACAATTACAGAAATTCCAATGAGATGCTAAGGGCATatggtgttttttgttttttgcagACCCCTTTGCTGATGCAATCAAGGGCAATGATGATGATATTCAAGACGGGCTTGTGCATATAAGAATCCAGCAGAGGAACGGTCGCAAGACGCTAACCACTGTCCAGGGCCTGTCCGCGGAGTATGACTTGAAGAAAATAGTCCGCTCCTGTAAAAAGGTAAGTGCCCCGGTTATAAATAAACATTCCTGAGAAAGCCATGTAAGTAATTGATTTAATTTCGCATTCGCAGGAATTTGCCTGCAATGGAACTGTGATCGAGCATCCGGAGTATGGTGAAGTTCTGCAGCTGCAGGGCGATCAACGTGAAAACATCTGTCAATGGTTGACTAAGGTTGGATTAGCCAAACCAGATCAGCTGAAGGTGCACGGCTTTTAAGCGGATGCCAAGGAACAACAAATATTTCATTCTTAAGCTACATTCAACTTGCAGAAGTTCTTCTTCGTTCAAATTATCTAAAAACAATCTTGATAGAACATtaacagaaacagaagcaaTAGACCATTAATTGAGAAAGATgttataaataaattaaatgttCAATTTAAATAAACAACGGAGGTTGCATAGTACAATGGGACATTATCTGAAATTGCTTTATATTTCAGGGGCAGGTCTTTTAGTTTAATAAAAATGGTGCTTTCATGCCAGAAAGCAAGACGGATAGATTTGTATCATTTCCGAATACAAGCGGCGTTTATCGCAGAGCAATAGCGATATTTTTTGCAACCATTCCTATACATCGATAAGTGTAATTAAAAGTCGCGGGTGTATGATTTGAAGACGtaaaacaacagaaaaatgGTGTCATCTTGCTACAAAATAAGAAAAGTAGTTCCGTTGATTATATgtgccacaaaaataaaaacatatTAATATGTTTTTGCCAGTCTACAAAAATATCACCTTCAAAAATATATCGATAAATTTAGATAtcaatattttatatatacatCTAACACGACTGGGCTGCTTTGTGAGCGCGAATAATTTGCGTGTATTATTGCTTTTGCTAGTGAAAAAACGTTTGCTGACAATCTCCCAAGGCAGCAATTTGATCTGCACTATCAGATGCACAAGTTTTCGTGTcgaatttaataaatatttcgAAAAACGTGGATTTCAGTGTACGTGTACTCCGCGGAACGCCACTGTGACTCTAGCTAGAACATATAACAAGTGGTTTTACAATTTTGACATTGTAGCCGCAGCAAATAATTAACTGGAGGGAAGGAACAATAACTATTCTACTTTGAGCGGTGTAAGTGCACAAGATTATTATTTATCTACTTATTTAGGGGAAGGGGGGAATGGGCTACAATTCGCCATTAACCATACATGATGAATTTCAAATTTGATGCGCGAGTGTCACACACAAATCTGTATAGACTCATTTCATACCTATTTATATGTCATACATTGCACACATTTCGTGTCCGTCAGTTGACGTTAAAACATCTTAAAACATAAAATTGATTATCTGGTCATTGCAGGATAGTTTCCTTGCGACCATTCAATTCGGTCCAGCAGCGATTAAATACAACAAAAGAaagtatttatatatattgtttattgtttaccATGCTAACCGATGCTGACCATTCCCAGAGCCAAGACTTCTGGGAGCTGTCGCAGCCAATTCTGTTGGGACATTTCGCTTTCATGAATATACATATCTATATACTAGCTATATGGTTAGTTCTTTTACTTAGAAAAATTAAGTTCTTGGGTTTCGATTCCATCATTCCCCGATCCCTATTta contains:
- the LOC108153490 gene encoding eukaryotic translation initiation factor eIF1, which produces MSIQNLNTRDPFADAIKGNDDDIQDGLVHIRIQQRNGRKTLTTVQGLSAEYDLKKIVRSCKKEFACNGTVIEHPEYGEVLQLQGDQRENICQWLTKVGLAKPDQLKVHGF